In one Amia ocellicauda isolate fAmiCal2 chromosome 2, fAmiCal2.hap1, whole genome shotgun sequence genomic region, the following are encoded:
- the tmem70 gene encoding transmembrane protein 70, mitochondrial, protein MAMYSYIAVHTVLCVPGGYSVTHTLRGANAPSYWLPAPLPGALVRRCITFSGVHIGLHRFLYSCQIHNMLRFVWEATLGLYRFPGLRQVVAKAAHQRAQLLARCSAAQTQLCGSGGLHRAAGRAFSTNNHIDKVPFSYQNSQTYSSSSSARPPVEGELIYTGNLSNAVFGVKLFSYGSSLFNLCVVPAICLKTGFEFGNVALQLAGFSVLCVFTFITPVLLHLFSKRYVVRLYHNADTDTYTAVTYNVLLLEKKTVFHQKDVKIPDVSKMFTTFYANRKAMIVNPMLFTVQNDYHHLMGYDQPYSFDMEDN, encoded by the exons ATGGCAATGTACTCATATATAGCAGTGCACACAGTGCTTTGTGTCCCCGGCGGATACAGTGTGACGCACACGCTGCGTGGAGCCAACGCGCCCTCCTATTGGCTGCCTGCTCCACTTCCGGGAGCTCTGGTCAGGCGCTGTATAACCTTTAGCGGAGTTCATATTGGGTTGCACAGGTTTCTATACAGCTGCCAGATTCACAACATGTTACGTTTTGTTTGGGAAGCCACACTGGGTCTGTATCGATTTCCAGGACTTCGGCAAGTGGTCGCCAAAGCTGCTCACCAGAGAGCGCAGTTACTGGCCCGGTGCTCCGCCGCGCAGACGCAGTTGTGCGGGTCTGGGGGTTTGCACAGAGCGGCAGGAAGAGCGTTTTCCACTAATAATCACATTGATAAG GTGCCGTTTTCGTACCAGAATTCACAGACCTATTCCAGCTCATCCAGTGCAAGACCGCCTGTTGAAGGGGAACTTATTTATACTGGAAACCTGTCAAATGCTGTGTTTG GGGTGAAATTGTTTTCCTATGGCAGCAGCCTATTCAACCTGTGTGTGGTGCCCGCCATCTGTCTCAAAACAGGCTTTGAGTTTGGGAATGTTGCCTTACAATTGGCAGGATTCAGTGTCCTTTGTGTCTTCACCTTCATAACACCTGTGCTGCTGCACCTCTTCAGCAAACGTTACGTGGTACGTTTGTATCACAACGCAGACACGGACACCTACACGGCTGTGACATACAATGTGCTTCTGTTGGAGAAAAAGACTGTGTTCCATCAGAAGGATGTGAAGATTCCTGACGTGAGCAAGATGTTCACAACCTTTTATGCCAACAGAAAAGCAATGATTGTTAATCCCATGCTTTTCACAGTGCAGAATGACTATCATCACCTAATGGGCTATGACCAACCATATTCATTTGACATGGAAGATAACTAA